GCTGGAGCTTCCGCCGCTGCCGATGGAGGCCGTCGCCGAGCGCGAACCTACGCTGCGGCTGCGCCATAGCATCACGGACACCAGCTACTACGTGCAGATTTTTACGGAGTCGGCGCCAGGAGTTCCGCCGCATCATGATCCCGACGTCATCGACGAGTATCACGACGAACTGGTCGTGGCTACGCCGGATGACCACGTCGATAGCTCGGAGTTGTTGCCGCAGATCGCGGCTTCTGCAGAGGCGTTGCAGTGGCACAACACGAAGCTGCTGGCGTTGCTTCCGCTTACCGGCCTTGCGCGAAAAGCCCTGCAGCGCAGCGGCGTGATGCTTGTGCCGCGACCAACGCTTGCAGGGCTTCCACCGCTGGAGTAGCTACTTCTTCTTCAGGTTCGTATCGAGGAACGCAAGTACCGCCTGCAGGTTTTCCTGCGCGTAGCGAGAGTGCTTCCAGTAGTTGTGTCCGCCTCCGCGCGCTACGTAGTAGGTCACGTTGTTGCCGTCCGCCTGCATCGCGGCCATGAACTTCTTCGCCTGCACGTCGGGGATCATGTGATCGTGATCGCCGTGGCCCACAAAGATCGGCACAGCGTTCGGGGTGATGTGGCTTTGCGGGGAAGCGTCATCGCAGACCTCTTGCACCGCTGCGCAGTGGCCGCCGAGGTAGCGGCGCAGCAGGAAGTGCTCGGTGTGCGCGTCGTACAGGCCGTTCAGTACAACAGCTGCTTGTACCGGCACGGCGTCGCGCTCCATCTGCCCTTCCGGCAGGATCGCGGGGCCATTCGGTTCCAGTGCAGCGAGCGCCGCCAGCTCTCCGCCGGCTGAGCTTCCGAGCACCGCGATGCGGTTCGGGTCGAGGTGATAAAACATCGCGCGCAGACGCAGGAAGCGCACAGCCGCGCGAAGCTCCATCCACGACCACGGGAACGACAGCTTCTTCTTGTCGTAATCGATCGTCAGCGCGGCGTAGCCATGCTGCGTGAGCTCCAGCGCGAGCTTCTTCATCTCCGTGCGCGAGCCGGAGCGCCACGCGCCGCCATGCACGAGCACCACTACGGGGTAGCCGCCCGCAGGCGCATCTTCATGCGGCCGATAGAGGTCGGCCTCGTAGATGCCGGTGCGGTCTACGGTGTAGGCGATGGCGTGCGAAGGATGGAAGATTCCGGCGTGAGCGCCGGCAACCGTGCTCAACAGAGCAGCACAAACGGTGGCAGTAGCAACGAAATTACGGCAGCAGCGAACGAACATGTATCTCTTGGGATGCCGCGCGGGTTGCGAAGGTTCCGCAACACCCTGAGAAACACGGTCCTCTCCTAGTATCGCTCACATATATTCTGCGCCGTACTCGACCGGAATTTGAGTAAACGCGATGCGCGTCGGCGCAGCCTCGCGCGCGGGCAACATTCCTGCAAAATGCAGCGTAGTGTGGCCGTATTTCAGATTCAACTTGTCCATGGCGGCCGACAACTCAGACCGATTGCCGGGCTCGTCGAAGAGCTTCACCTGCATTTCGTCGTCGGAGACCAGGTTCCGCAGCGTCACGCCGACAAAGAACGGCTTCTGGTGCTCTTCCCCCTGCGGGCGCTTGGCCCACATGCCGCGCAGGGCTTCCAGCAGCGTCAGCGTGTCGTTGCAGTGCGCGAATCGAGCTTCCATCGCCCAACCCGTCTGCGTAATGCCGCTGTTGTGCTTCTTCACGCGGCCTTGCGTTTGCTGGCTCTGCTCGCGCGTCAGCGAATACTTGATCGTCACCGCAAGCGTCGCTGCATGGAACTTCTCCATGCGCAGCCGCATTGATGCCTTATGCAGCAATTTGTGCGCAACGGCCCACGCACCCTCCTGCGAGCGATGCTCCGGCGCGAGCACATGCGAATGCCCCAGCGACTTCTGCGCCTCGTTTGGCACCGGCGCACCATCGTCGCCGGTCACGTGCCCGCGCAGCCAGTGGTAGAGCCGATCACCCCACACGGAATCCCACAACGCGTGCATGCCCGCGCGATCGAGCGCTAGCAGTTGCGGCATCGTGGTGATGCCCTTGGCGTTCAGCCGCACCTCGGTCTTGGCGCCGACACCCGGCAGATCGCGCAGCTCAAGATGGGCGATCGCGCGCGGCAACTGTGAGGGCAGCAGACCAATCAGCCCATCGGGCTTCTGCATATCGCTGGCGATCTTCGCGAGGTAACGATTCGGCGCCATGCCGATCGAGCAACGCAGCGTAGAGCCCACGTTTTCTCGAATCGCCCGCTTGATGTCGAGCGCAATGCGGCGCGCATTGGCAGGCTGGCGTTCCTTGCCCATCAGCTCGCACACCATCTCGTCGATCGACGGAGTATGTGCCACCGGGCAAACGTTGTTCACCGCTTCAGCGATCGCGTGCGAGGTCTTTGCATACTCCGTATGCGATCCGTTGACCAGGATGATGTCGGGGATGATCTTCTTGGCTTCGCCGACCTTCGTGCCAGTCTTGACGCCCTTGTCCTTGCACTCGTAGCTCGCCGCAATGATGGTGCCGGTGTCCGACATTGTGCCCACCACCGCCGTCGGCTTGCCGCGATACTCCGGATGGTTCTCCTGCTCTACGGAGGCGAAGAAGCTGTTCAGGTCGACGTGCAGAAAGCCGAAGAAATCCTCTGATTCATCGGTTTTCAAATCGAGCGTCGACACAGGCATCTCCTGCCTCTATTTTATTCGCCCCTTCTTCGCCCGCAACCGCAATCTTCAGCCTTCCGCGACCGGCTCCGGGCCTCGCGTCGGCTTACTGGGCACGGCCACCTTGACGGCTTTACCGGTGCGCGCTGATTCGTAGATCGCTTCGAGCAGCTTCTGGTCCTGTAAGCCCTCTTCACCGGGGGTGTGCGGAGGCAGATTCTTCAGTACGCAGGTCGCCATGTGGTCCATCTCCAGCGCGAACTGGTCCTGCTCCTGGATGCGCGGCTGCATCTGGGTTTCGGTGCCATCGACGAGCTTCGACATCATCAGCTTGTTACCGTGATAGCCAAAGGCCGGCTCCAGCGCACCCCACGCTTCAACTCCTTCCACGCGGTAAAACTGCGAACTGTGTCCGGCGTAGCCTGTGTTGCAAGACGCGATAAGCCCCGACGGAAACCGCAACGTGAATGAGCAGGTCGCCTCGACTTCGGTAAAGCGCGGATCATCCTTCGGCTGCCATGTTGTGCCGCTCACCTCGTAGGGCTCCTCATTGCTGAGGAAGCGCGCCGCGTTCAGGCAGTAAATGCCGACGTCGGGCAGGCATCCACCGCCCGCCATTGCCTTCTTCAAACGCCATTGGTCTTCGCGTCCCTGGTTCTGCGTGTTGGACGCGATGAACGAGCGCAGCGTGCCCAGCTTGCCTTCGCGGATCATCTTCGCCAGCGCGCGATTATTCGGCTCATACTGCTGGCGATACGCGACCATCAGCTTCACGCCGGCCTTATCGCACGCGGCGATCATGCGCTCGCACGCCGCGACC
The nucleotide sequence above comes from Granulicella cerasi. Encoded proteins:
- a CDS encoding Y-family DNA polymerase, yielding MSTLDLKTDESEDFFGFLHVDLNSFFASVEQENHPEYRGKPTAVVGTMSDTGTIIAASYECKDKGVKTGTKVGEAKKIIPDIILVNGSHTEYAKTSHAIAEAVNNVCPVAHTPSIDEMVCELMGKERQPANARRIALDIKRAIRENVGSTLRCSIGMAPNRYLAKIASDMQKPDGLIGLLPSQLPRAIAHLELRDLPGVGAKTEVRLNAKGITTMPQLLALDRAGMHALWDSVWGDRLYHWLRGHVTGDDGAPVPNEAQKSLGHSHVLAPEHRSQEGAWAVAHKLLHKASMRLRMEKFHAATLAVTIKYSLTREQSQQTQGRVKKHNSGITQTGWAMEARFAHCNDTLTLLEALRGMWAKRPQGEEHQKPFFVGVTLRNLVSDDEMQVKLFDEPGNRSELSAAMDKLNLKYGHTTLHFAGMLPAREAAPTRIAFTQIPVEYGAEYM
- a CDS encoding Gfo/Idh/MocA family protein, giving the protein MSEMNVLPFPLNRRNFLRTAGGAAAAAGLSVAAAQQSSSAAPNKVEPPPGEHAATDPKTKTPGPFRNDDQRVGFAVVGLGALSLEAILPAMAKTKYCKPVAFVTGHDGNLDKGMKLARQYNVRPEAVLHYSEYEKLAQMPEVKVIYIVLPNNMHEEYVLRGAKLGKDILCEKPMATTVAACERMIAACDKAGVKLMVAYRQQYEPNNRALAKMIREGKLGTLRSFIASNTQNQGREDQWRLKKAMAGGGCLPDVGIYCLNAARFLSNEEPYEVSGTTWQPKDDPRFTEVEATCSFTLRFPSGLIASCNTGYAGHSSQFYRVEGVEAWGALEPAFGYHGNKLMMSKLVDGTETQMQPRIQEQDQFALEMDHMATCVLKNLPPHTPGEEGLQDQKLLEAIYESARTGKAVKVAVPSKPTRGPEPVAEG
- a CDS encoding alpha/beta hydrolase — protein: MFVRCCRNFVATATVCAALLSTVAGAHAGIFHPSHAIAYTVDRTGIYEADLYRPHEDAPAGGYPVVVLVHGGAWRSGSRTEMKKLALELTQHGYAALTIDYDKKKLSFPWSWMELRAAVRFLRLRAMFYHLDPNRIAVLGSSAGGELAALAALEPNGPAILPEGQMERDAVPVQAAVVLNGLYDAHTEHFLLRRYLGGHCAAVQEVCDDASPQSHITPNAVPIFVGHGDHDHMIPDVQAKKFMAAMQADGNNVTYYVARGGGHNYWKHSRYAQENLQAVLAFLDTNLKKK